From Lactobacillus sp. PV012:
TTTCCTAGTTACTCAAATAATTTATCAAATAGATAATCAATCGTCAATATGGCAGATCAAATCTTAACGAATAATTTTTTCATATAAGCCAGCTTGTTGAGGATTAGAAATATGCTTTTTTAAAAACGTAACTAAATTATGCTTAATTGAGCTTTTTCCTTCTAACCACGTTCCAGTAAATAGATGAATAGACTTAGAATTACTAGAAGGATTACATAAAATCCCATCCCCATAAACATGAATTCCTGTTCGTAGTTCTTGTTCGTAATTACCAGTCTTTAGTCCATAACGATCTATCAAAATATCTGTTACCGAAAAACTATTGACCCCTGCCAGCTGATTATTTTTATCAAATTCAAAATTTCGATTTTGATAGTAAGCAATCATATCTTGGATAAAGGGATGCCCTGGTCGAGCTCCAAAAACGGCAGCCGATAAATAATTTTCATTTTCAAATCCAATAAATGCTTCATTAGCAAGCAAAGGAGTTAAATCATCTAGTACACGTACATCAGTATCCAAATAAATTCCACCTTCTTGCTCAATCACTCGAGCACGGATATAGTCAGAGACAAACGCCCACTTTTTAGCTTGATAAGCTTGCTCAATGTACTTATTTTCATGAATATTAAAGTTATCTTCGTTCCATTCAATTATTTCAAAATCAGGTAATTTTTTCTTCCAAGTCTTAATTGAATCTACAACAACTTTAGGTTTCGGATTCCTTCCTACCCAAACATAATGAATTTTTTTAGGAATCATTGTTTTACTCGCTTTCTAAAAAATTTTTTCACTAACAAAATCAAATCTTGATTAAAATCTAAAGGACAAAGGAACATTAAAATTAAGTACACCAGCAAAATTACAATTGATTTGACTGCCATATTAAAGAAGGCACTTGGAATAAAATTAGGTAAGACCATCCCCACCACTAAACTGATTAATCCAATACCCAAATAATAAGGCACATCATGAAATACATAACTAAATTTAAATGCATCCCTAACAATCCAAATTCGCAACACCAAAACTACCGCCTCGGTAATTAAAATTGCTACCATAGCTCCAGCAGCTGCATAAGTTCGATCCAAAAAGTAACTCAATACTAATTCTAAAATTGCTCCAACTACTACCGGAATTGCATAATCTTTATCTCGTGAAACTGCTAAGGCATATTGATTGGCAAAGACTCCCCCTGTTGGGATCATAATAATTGTTAAGGTAAAGAAAAACATCAGTGGTGTCATGGGAATATACTTATTTCCAAAAAAGAACGGCACAAACTGCTTAGTATTTGCCATTACTATTACCGCAAATAATGTACCAAGCATAACCGTTGCTTCAAGTGATTTTTTCATCACAACTTTTTGAGTCGCCTTACCTTCTCCAGCCATTTTTGGCATAATAACCAAAGAAATTGACGTAATCACTCCCAGAATCATATTTGAAATTCTTTGAGAATTATCATAATAAGCAACTTGCGTTGAATTTTGAAAAAGACCTAATAAAGGCTTATCTAAAGAAGTATAAATTTGAGTTGCAATTTGGGGAATCATCAGAATTACAATCGCCTTCACACTTTCGCGCCACTTGTAAAAGCCTTTAGTAGGCTTTCCAACATAATTATGAATGTCAAACCAAAATACAAATGATCCTAGCATTGTTGAAACTGACATAATGAGTAAATATTTCCACAAATCTTGGGGACTTTTTACCCAGAGTAAAATCAGCACCACACTGACTAATTTAACGCCAGTATTTTTTAAAACAACGCGTCCGAAATCTGCTAATCCTTGGAAAAACCAGGAAATATCAAATTGTGCTGAAATCAGAAAAGGAATCATTAATAAGATATAATTCCAATATTGAATTTTTAAGGAAAGGCAGATCAAACTAGTTAAACCAATCATTACAATGCCAGCAATACCTTGAAAATACCATAATCCCCAAAATGCTTGCGTTAATTCTTCCCGTCCTTGAGTTGCTCTAGTTTTTGAGATTGTTCTCATCCCAATATAAGTAATCGATAAAACACAAAAAACCATCAAAAACTGAACTGTATTATTAACACTACTATAAATTCCATATGTTTTAGGACCCAGTACCCTTGATAAATATGGAACAGTGATTAACGGAACAAATACTAAAAATATCTGATAAACCGCATTATATAAAATATTTAAAAAAGTTCTTTTCACAAAAACCTCTACTTAAATTCCAAATATTCACAAATTCTTTGACTATTATTTTCTCCTAAAACCTCATCTGTCAACGATAACCAATACTTACGTTCACTATCTCCTTGATCAGATGATAAGGTAGCTAAGCATTCTATCAACTCTACCTGATTGTTAACACAGGGACCAGGAGTAATTTTTTGATAGGGGCTTATTAATAACCCCCGCACTTCTTCATATTTTTCTAAAAAGTTAGTCACAAAAATAATTGGTTTATTTAGGTGGAGATAATCAAAATAAATTGATGAAAAGTCAGTCAGCAAGAAATCTGTTAATCCTAATAATTCATATAAATCATAATTATTTTCAAATAGATAATCATTATTTAAAAAGGCAATATTAGAATACTTACTATTAAAATTGCTGAACAAACGCATTTCATAGGGATGAAGTTTAACAATTAAGTATTGGTGATTATTTTTTAGGCTAGAATTCAACTTACTAATCTCAAAATCGGTAAAAGCAAAAAAGTTCCCCTGCTTAATTTGCTCCATAATCTTGCCATCTTCTAATTCATAACGAAAAGTTGGCATATAAATTCCTATTTTAGCTTTAGCATCTTCCTTACCAAATAAATCTTTTAAAAAATCCTTTTTACTAATTACGGGATTTTTTAAAGCATCTAAACGTGGAAAGCCAAGCTTTTGGTATTTACCGGCCTCAATTGCCATACAAGCTGTCATCATACTTTCGTATAAGTCACTACTTGAAGTTACAAGATCTGCTGTTTTCTGCCACAAATGTTGGTTACGCAAGTTATCCTTGCGCAAAGTATTATGAGCCATAATTCCCATTCTTTTTAAGGGAATTCCATGCCAAAATGCAACATTAACTTGTTTTTTCTTAATTTTAAAAGGCTGATGGGTCGTAAAAATAAAGTGAGCTTGCCCAATTTTTTTCCACATTGAAAAAGGCAAATGTGATGATGGCCAGGGTTCAACTAAGGTTACTTGATAGTTGGGATAATTTTTTTGGAGATATTTATAAAATAAAAAACCATTCGACCCTGATCTTCCTGACCCATTTAAAATCACAATTGCATTAGCCTTCACTGGTACAAAAAAAGCCAAAAATTTCATCAAATTTAGATACCATCTAAAAAAGAAACTCTTCATATTATTTTCCTCAATTAAAATCTTTTAAGTTAATCATACTATTTCTTTTCTTCTTCTGCTATCTAACCAAAAAAGATCTGGAAATTATTCCAGATCTTAGGAAAATATTTAATTATTCTTCAACTTTCTTTGGAAGAATTTTACAATTTCAACAATTAAGACCATTAGAATTCCTGCTACTACCACTACTAGCCATTGTTGACCATCCAACTCAGTTACATCAAATAACTTAGTCATAAATGGTAATTCAACAGCTGCCATGATTAAAGCTGAAATAATAATTGCTCCATTAAACCACTTATTTTCAAATGTTCTTTTAGTAAAGATTGATTTGTGAATAAACTTCGCATTAAATGCATGGAATAATTGAATAAGTCCTAATGTCAAAAAGGCCATAGTTAACGCATCTGCATGCTGCAAGTTGGCATTTCCTACATGAGGACCAACATGAAGTCCAAATTGATATGCACCTAGGACTAGTAATCCTTCTAAAATTCCTTGATAAATGATGGAGCTAGCTACTCCACCTGAGAAGAAGTTAGAATTCTTTCCACGTGGCTTTTTCTTCATAATTCCCGGCTCCACTGGTTCAACCCCTAGTGAAATTGCTGGTAAAGTATCAGTTACTAAGTTAATCCAAAGTAGTTGCACTGGCATTAAAATATCCCAGCCCAACATTGTCATCATAAATACAGTTAAAACTTCACCTACGTTACAACTCATTAAGTAAAGAATCGCCTTTTGAATATTAGCAAAAACTTTTCTTCCCTGTTTAATTGCTTCCACAATAGTTGCGAAGTTATCATCAGCTAACACCATGTCAGCTGCACCCTTTGAAACTTCAGTACCAGTAATTCCCATTCCGATACCAATATCAGCTTGCTTTAGACTAGGGGCATCATTTACACCGTCACCAGTCATCGCAACAATCCTATTATTTGCTTGCCAAGCTTTTACTATTCTAACCTTATTTTCAGGTGATACTCGTGCATAAACGCTATAGTCTTGCACATGTTTAATGAAATAATCGTCAGAAAGCTTATCAAGTTCTGCTCCCGTTATAACACCATCGTGGTCTCCATCTAAAATTCCTAATCGTTTTGCGATAGCAGCTGCTGTCACTTGGTGGTCACCAGTAATCATCACTGTACGGATTCCAGCATTTTTAGCTTCTGCTACAGCAGCTTTAGCTTCAGGACGCTCTGGGTCAATCATTCCAACTAATCCAGCAAAAATTAAATCTTGTTCAACATTATCAGTGCTTGGATCAGCGTAAGGTTGGTCAACAATTTTATAAGCTAATCCCAATACACGTAATGCCTTTTGTGCTAATTCTTGATTTGTCGCTAAAATTTGTTTTTTATCTTCTTCAGTAATTGGAGAAACATTACCATTTTCTTCAATTTTTGTTACTCGTTTTAATAACTCATCAGGAGCACCCTTGACTGCAACATAATACTTGCCATCTTGGTACTTATTAACAGTTGACATTAATTTTCTGTCAGAATCAAATGGTACTTCTTGAACACGAGCATCTTCTTTTAGTAATTCTTCAACCTTGATTCCCTGATCAAAAGCGTATTGAATTAAAGCTGTTTCAGTCGGATCTCCTAATAAGTTACCACCATTTTCAATTTTAGTATCATTAGCTAAAACCATTGAAAGTAAGACAGGATTTGCTGGTGCAATGTCATCAGCATTACTATGAATTTTTTTATTATAGTAAAGCTGTTCAACTGTCATTTTATTTTGCGTTAAAGTACCAGTCTTATCAGAACAAATAATGTCAGTTGCACCTAGAGTTTCAACTGCTGGCAATTTACGAACAATAGCCTTATGTTTGGCCATTTCCTGAGTACCAAGTGCCAAAATAATAGTAACAATTGCTGGTAATCCTTCTGGAATTGCAGCTACAGCTAATGAAACAGCCACTAAGAACATATCAATCATTAACTTATTAGTAGGTTCTGTACCTTGTTTAGTAAACATCCCTACCACAAAAACAACCACACAGATTGCCAAAATCATAATTGTCAAAATTTTACCAAGTTGGTTTAAATTTTGTTTTAATGGTGTATCTGTTTCATCTGCATTATTTAACATTGTAGCGATCTTACCAACTTCTGTGGTCATTCCAGTTCCGGTAACAATCCCTTCACCACGACCATAAGTAACATTGGTATTTGAATAAGCCATATCGCTCCGATCACCCAAAGCCACATCTGGTTTATCTAGCGTAGCAACATCTTTTTCAACTGGAACAGATTCTCCTGTTAAGGCTGATTCTTCTACTTTTAAGCTTGCTGCTAAGCCTAATCTCATATCCGCTGGTACAATATCTCCAGCTTCAAGCAACACAACATCTCCTGGCACAATTTCTGTGCTTGGAACTTGTAAGATTTCTCCATCACGTCGAACATGAGCATTAGGAGTTGACATCTCTTTTAAAGCATCAATTGCTGCTTCCGAACGTGCTTCTTGGACTACACCTAAAATTGCATTAATTAAAACAACAATCATAATAATTGCTGCATCTGTCCATTCTTGAGCAACTACTCCTGATAAAATAGCTGCAACAATTAATACAATAATCATGAAATCTTTAAATTGGTCAAAAAACTTTGCAATTAATCCCTTATTCTTTTTTGCGGTTAAAGCATTGGGACCATATTTTTCCAGCCGTTTTTTAGCTTCTTGCTTAGACAACCCAGTTTTTAAAGAAGTATTTAGCTCCTTTTCAACTTCAGGAATTGTCTGATCATAATAATGTTTCACTAAATTTCCCTCCAAATCTAATAAAAAAAGACCTACGCCCAATTATCTGGTGCATAAGTCTCACTCATTAAGACAAGTCCAGAGAGAAGAATTCTCTCGGTTGTTGAACTTATCACAATTACTTGCGGTTACTCCCTTAATACAGTTACTATTATATTAAATATTTACTAAAAGATGCAAGTTCTATTTCTTGTAAAAATCATCAAAAATTGTTACTGGAAGGTGACGCTTATGTTCACTTTTTTTCCATAACTTTTCAATTTGCTCAGCTGCTTGCTGACTTACTTCTCGTCCTTCAAGATAATCATCTACTTCTTGATAGGAAACACCCAATGCAACTTCATCAGGAAGAGCAGGTCGATCTTCTTCTAAGTCTGCAGTTGGTGCCTTTAAGTAAAGATGTTCTGGCGCACCTAATTCCTTAAGCATGGCTTTTCCTTGACGTTTATCTAAGCGAAAGAGTGGCGTAATATCAGCTGCTCCATCACCATATTTAGTATAAAAGCCAGAAAAGTTTTCTGCTGCATGATCAGTTCCAATCACGGCACCTTTATTTGCCCCAGCAATTGCATATTGAACAACCATTCTCTGACGCGCTTTGATATTACCCTTATTAAAATCAGTAATTTTTTGTCCAGTTGCCTCTACAACTTTAACCATTGCATCAACTGGTTCTTTAATATTAACAATCAAATCTTGATCAGGCTTTTGAAAAGCAACTGCATCAGCTGCATCACTTGCATCTGCTTGAACACCGTAAGGAAGGCGAACAGCAATAAATTGGTAAGAATCATCACCAGTTTCCTGACGCATTTCTTCAATTGCCATTTGAGCTAATTTACCAGTTAAAGTAGAATCTTGACCACCTGAAATTCCTAAGACATATGATTTCAAAAAAGGATTAGCTTTAAGATAATCTTTCAAAAAATCAATTGATTTTCTAATCTCTTCTTTAGGATCAATTTCAGGCTTTACTTTTTCATATTCAACAATCTTTTTTTGTAAGGGTCTCATTTTTTACCTTCTTTAATTAATACGACTACGAATTTCATTAATTAGATTCATCTTATGATCATACAACTTTTGGGAAAGATCAACTGGGTAATCTTGTGGATTTAAACTACGTTTATATTCATCCCATAGACTATCTAAATTATTAGCTGCAAATTTTTTAATTTCTTGCAGACTTGGTTCTTGATAAACCAATTTTCCTTTTTCAAAAATTGGCTGCAAGAGTGGTCTGGCCGTAAAGTCAGTTACCACCTTATTGATGTAGGTGTATTGTGGATGGAACATAAAAAGGGAATCAAAATTTCGAGGATCTTCATTAGCTTGGGACACCCAGTCACCTTCATTTTTCTTCACTTGATTAGCAGAAATACGCCAAACTTGTTTCTTACCAGGAGTTGAAACTTTTTCAGCATTCGAAGAAATCTTAAGGGTATCCCGCATATTTCCAGCTTCATCTTCCATAGAAACCAATTTATAAACTCCACCTAACGCAGGTTGATCAAAAGCTGTAATTAATTTAGTTCCTACACCCCAAACATCAATCCGTGCATGTTGCATTTTTAAGTTTTGGATTGTTTTTTCATCTAAATCATTTGAAGCAAAAATCTTTGCGTCTTTAAAGCCGGCATCATCTAGTTGCTTACGCACCTTTTTAGAAATATAGGCCATATCACCAGAGTCAATTCGAACTCCTAAAAAATTAATTTTATCGCCCATCTCTTTAGCAACTTTAATTGCTGTCGGTACACCACTACGTAAAGTATCATAAGTATCAACTAAAAAGACACAATCTTTATGAGTTTGTGCATAAGCTTTAAATGCCTCATATTCACTCCCAAAAGCTTGCACTAATGCATGAGCATGAGTACCTGAAATAGGAATATTAAATAATTTTCCTGCACGGACATTACTTGTCGCATCAAAGCCCCCAATATAAGCTGCTCGAGTTCCCCAAATTGCTGCATCAGTTTCTTGAGCTCTTCTTGAACCAAATTCCATTAATTGATCATCACCAACAGCTACTTTAATTCTAGCTGCCTTGGTAGCAATTAAAGTTTGAAAATTAATAATATTTAACAGAGCTGTTTCAACTAGCTGTGCTTGCGCAAGCGGTCCTTCAATTTGCATAATTGGTTCATTAGCAAAAACTAACTCTCCTTCAACTGCCGCTTTAACACTCAACTTAAGCTCTAAATTTCTTAAATAATCAATGAAATCATCATCGTAATTTTCTTGTGCTTTTAAATATTCTAAGTCACTCTCTTTAAAATGTAAGTTATTCAAATATTCAATTGCACGACTTAATCCAGCATTAACTGCATAACCATTGCCAAATGGTTCTTTTCTAAAGAATAATTCAAAAACAGCATTTCTTTCACTAATGCCCTTTTAAAATATGTATACATCATATTAATTTCATACAAATCTGTATGCAAGATCAAAGAATCATCTTGATCTAAAGTTTTGTTTAACATTTTCCCTCACTAATTATAAACTTAAATTTCTTGTCTCTTATTATAACCAAACTGTCATTAATGGCAACTGGCAACTAACAAAATTACTTTCCATCTAACTCCCTATTTTTAGCTGAACATAATTTTTAATGGTAAAGAAATCTAAAATTTCTTCAAAAGATTTTTTATCTTCTTTTTTGACCTCAATAATTCCTGTTCCTGATTTTAAGAGTTGTATTAATTCTTTATAAAAGGAAGAAAGTTGATCTTGCTTCCAATTTTCTTCAAATTGCTCCACATCACAACCCCGATAAATCTTTAAATCCTCAGGAAGAGAAATTAGTCCCACTTTTTTAGGATCATAGTTTTTAACAAACATTTTAATTAGTTCTATATACTGACTACTACCTTGGTATTGATTAAGGACTGGCAGTGAAAGACTAGGAGTAATTTTAAAACTTTTTCCGTATTTAAAGATCGCTGGATACATACTTGAAATATATAAACGATTAGTCCAGCGATATAACACTACCTGCAAACTAAATTTGGGGATATCAAAGTTAGTTCTAATTTGTTGAAAAAAACGTAGCCGTCCTGAAAAAGCTAGTAAATTATTTTCATCTTCCTTAGCTCTATCCTTGTATTTTAAGCCAATAAAATTAGCATTTACCATTCTTAAACCCAATTTTGCCTGCGGATTGTACCAAGTAGGTAAATTATCAATCAATGAGTTTTTTACAACAATCTTTTTAAAAATATCACTCCGCCAATAAATATATGGTAAAAATAAATCTTTGCCTAAATTTAAACCACTTTTTACAAGCGTAGTCCGACTATCATAATATGGACGAGGGCGTTTGATTTTGTAAGTTTGTCCAAAAACAGACTCTTTTTCAATACCAACAAAGCTTCCATCACATTTTTCTTGACTCAAATTATGCATTGCACGATAAAATACATGTCTGTCATATAAGCTATCTTCTGGATTTAAGATATAAACTATCTCTCCCTTGATCTTGGAGGTACCATTAATAATTGCTCGTAATCTGCCTTGATGGGATTGGTAGACTTGTTTTATTTTCATTTCGTTATACTTAAGATAACGTTCTACGTATTGCCTAGTATGATCACTCGAACCATCATCAATCAAAATAACTTCCCAATTTTGATAGCTTTGCTTATTTATTGAATCTAGACATCCAACAATTGTTTCTTGGTTGTTATAAGTAGGAATAATTACTGAAATTTTTGGATCAGTCTTTAAAACAATTCCTCCAAAAATATTAATCACATTAATATAAGCTATAAGTAGTAAAACTAAATATACTGAATTCAACAATCGAGGCTGATCTAGTAATAAACTACTCTCACTGGTTAATAAAATCGCTCCAATTCCTAGGCCCAAATTCCAATTTAATCTTATTTTTTGGAGCTGAGTGTTTAGTAAAAATGCTAGTGGGATCAACCCCAAATCCAGCACTGCCTCTATTTCCCAAGAGATATTATCTAATTGAAAATTTACATTTTCATATCCAACCCACACAATTGCAAATAAGAGCACAATGATATAAGTAGTTAAGATTTCCAAACGAAATTGAATACTTCTCGTAATTGCAAAACGAATTAAATAAATTAATAGGGAAACAAAGCTTATTAATAACAATAACCAGCTTCCTAAAGGCGGAAAAACGAAGCTTAGGGTATTCATATTAATAATGATTAAAATAATATTTTTAACAGTAAAATGACGTTCAACAAAATAAAGGCTACCACTTAAGGTCAATAATCCCATTTGAAAGATAAATTGTGGCATTTTAATGCTGAGCAAATGATTATTTTCTAATAAACAAATTGCCCATAGTGATACACTTAGCCAAGTAATGGCTTTTTCTAAAAACCATTGATCGATATCTAAAAGATTAGTTTGAAATAATACCAATATTATCCCCAAAGCAAAAAGACTATTAAAAAGAAATGCTGTGATGCTTTGGTTCCAGAAAAAGTCAATGATCTCTAAATAAAGTGGCGCAATACTAATGAGTACTAGTAAAATATTTAATTGACGCCTTCTAGTTACCATTTTGCTCACTTCGATTATTCTTTAAAAGATAACGATAATAATTAGTAATAACTAAATATTGATTACGCATGGAAAAAGTCTGTGATAAATAATTTTTCTCTTTTTTTGCCATTTCTTTTAGTGCAACTGGGTCTGTATTTACTGCATGATCTAGCTGCTCACTAATTGCTGCTATATCACCAATTGGTGCTATAAAGCCATAATTTTCATTGGGAATCATCTTTTTTATATCACCAACACTGGTGGAAAGAATTGGGACTAAGTTGTCAGCAGCTTCTAATAAGACCAAGGGGAAACTCTCAGAATAAGAAGTTAAAACTGCCAGATTCATTTTCCGATATAATTCACTAGTTTCTTTTTGAGTCAAAAAGCCATGAAAAATTACTTGCTGACTAATTCCTAAATCTCTTGCTAATGCCTTAAGATAGTTCTCCTTACTTCCATCCCCAACCAAATGAACTCTGATATTAGGATTATCTAGCTTTTTAATAGCCTTTAGCAAAACATCTTGACCTTTTAGTGGTTCCTGACGTCCTACATTAATAATATTAAAGTAAGGGTGAGCAAATTTACGGGCAATTTTGCTATTATCATGGAAAAAGATTCCATTATAAATTACACAAATTTTAGTTTTATCTATGCCAACCTTTTTATTCAAAATATCAGCAAAATTTTGTGTAATGGCAAAAATTCCATCTGCTTTTTGCAAAGCCTTTAAATTTAAATTTGTAAATGCTTTTCCAAGTAAGCCACGTTCTTTGAAATCTTTTAAGGGATCCGAATGCACAGTAATTACCCATTTTGCCTGAATTCTTTTCCTAATCAATGATAAATAAAGATTTGCTCTTGGCCCGTGGGTGTGAACAATATCAAAATTTCCTTCATTAATAAATTTTATTAACTTACTTAAACTCGTTAAATTATAGCGACTTTGGCTGCCAAGAACTGTAGTTTTGATTCCTCTTTTTTTAGCAGCCTTACTTACTGGCCCTTCTGCCAAAGTTAACAATTCAAAATCTGCTTGTTCCTTCTTCGCCTGGGTTAAAAAATTAACCACATGAAACAGACCGCCACCTTTTTCTAAACCAGCATTAATATGTAAAACTTTCATCTTTTCCCCTTTTTAACTGCTAATTGTTTCTTTTCAACCTCTACAACAAATTTTGGCAAAACTAACATTCGTTTTAACCGAGTTGGATTAGTTATTAGGCGATAAAACCATTCTAAATGCATTTGTTGAAACTTTTTAGGTGCTCTTTTCACAACTCCCGAAAAGACATCAAAACTTCCACCTACTCCCATCATTAAAGCAGGCAGCTTTTGCTTACGTAGAATTACCAATAATTTTTCCTGACGTGGAAATCCTAAGGCCGCAAATACTAGATCTGGTTTTGCTTTTTCAATACGATTAGCTACAGTTTTCAAATCTTCTTTAAAATAGCCATCCTCAGCTCCAACAATTTTTATATTAGGGTATTTTTGCGCAATTTTTTGCTTAGTTTTTTCTAAAACCTCAGCTTTTGCTCCCACTAAATAAATTTTTAACCCTCGTAGATTAGCAATTCTTAATAACCAAGTAAATAAATCATAGCCTGTAACTCTTTCTTTTAAAGACTGTTTCTGCATCTTGGCAGCTAAGAGGATGCCAATGCCATCAGCAGTAACGTAATCAGCGTCCTCTTTAATTATTTTAAAGTATTCTGAATCATTTTTTGTAGCCATCACAATTTCCGGATTAGCGGTTACTATTAGGGTAGAGCGATGATTATTTAAGCGATGAATAAATTCTTTTTTGAACTCTTCAAGCGTAAAATTATTAAAATTAATTCCTAAGACATTTACTTTATTCATAATTTATCCTTTATTTTCCCATTTACTATTTGATACTATTTTAACAAAGAATAGGTTTTTTGATAAAATATACTGGTAACTTAGAAAAGGAATTTTAAATCTATGAAAAAAGTCATCACATATGGAACTTTTGACTTACTCCATTATGGCCATGTTCGCTTACTAAAAAGAGCCAAAGAATTAGGTGATTATCTTGTAGTTGGTCTTTCAAC
This genomic window contains:
- a CDS encoding glycosyltransferase; this translates as MKVLHINAGLEKGGGLFHVVNFLTQAKKEQADFELLTLAEGPVSKAAKKRGIKTTVLGSQSRYNLTSLSKLIKFINEGNFDIVHTHGPRANLYLSLIRKRIQAKWVITVHSDPLKDFKERGLLGKAFTNLNLKALQKADGIFAITQNFADILNKKVGIDKTKICVIYNGIFFHDNSKIARKFAHPYFNIINVGRQEPLKGQDVLLKAIKKLDNPNIRVHLVGDGSKENYLKALARDLGISQQVIFHGFLTQKETSELYRKMNLAVLTSYSESFPLVLLEAADNLVPILSTSVGDIKKMIPNENYGFIAPIGDIAAISEQLDHAVNTDPVALKEMAKKEKNYLSQTFSMRNQYLVITNYYRYLLKNNRSEQNGN
- a CDS encoding WecB/TagA/CpsF family glycosyltransferase — its product is MNKVNVLGINFNNFTLEEFKKEFIHRLNNHRSTLIVTANPEIVMATKNDSEYFKIIKEDADYVTADGIGILLAAKMQKQSLKERVTGYDLFTWLLRIANLRGLKIYLVGAKAEVLEKTKQKIAQKYPNIKIVGAEDGYFKEDLKTVANRIEKAKPDLVFAALGFPRQEKLLVILRKQKLPALMMGVGGSFDVFSGVVKRAPKKFQQMHLEWFYRLITNPTRLKRMLVLPKFVVEVEKKQLAVKKGKR